The following proteins are co-located in the Flammeovirga kamogawensis genome:
- a CDS encoding DUF885 domain-containing protein — protein MTINNTHLLLLSTLFSITFLSSCQKTIENKISKNDDLHLDVFFDSVFLSDLNKSPESLTYRGDKFQNDEWDDYSESAFYKTFRDKEHALNESKKFNTLNFSPSRALSLKLFQDELKLNLDGERYHMYEYTFNQMFGAQSESASFLIGFHQIDSKKDAEAYIERIKKVPELMQQKIAKSEMASEVGFRLPKFLFPKVLDDCENLLKGSPLDKSTTLHPLVSDFNNKLSALKLPSNEEEQLKKDMHHAMVYYYGPTYRKLIHYLKKEEQLSNNDAGVWRLKDGDEYYAFCLKKITSTDLTATQIHDLGLKEVERIHNEMKIIKEKVGFEGDLQAFFQYMKSSPQFYYANTTEGKQEYLLKATSVIDNMKGRLDELFITKPKAEIIVKRVEEFREATAGKAFYNKPAKDGSRPGYYYANLYDMKGMPKYEMEALAYHEGIPGHHMQLALTQELSDLPEFRKSGEYTAYIEGWGLYAEFIPKELGFYNDPYSDFGRLSMELWRSCRLVVDTGIHDRKWTREEGISYYTSNTPAAYGQCEKMVDRHIVMPGQATAYKIGMDKILALREKAKATLGSQFDIRQFHEVVLSNGPIPLSTLEYLVDNYIHKNNQIL, from the coding sequence ATGACTATAAACAATACTCACCTATTACTACTATCTACTTTATTTTCTATCACCTTTCTGTCCTCTTGCCAAAAGACAATTGAAAATAAAATTTCAAAAAATGACGATCTACATTTAGATGTCTTTTTCGATAGTGTTTTTTTATCAGATTTAAATAAAAGCCCTGAATCTTTAACCTATAGAGGTGATAAATTCCAAAATGATGAATGGGATGATTACTCTGAAAGTGCATTTTATAAAACTTTTAGAGATAAAGAACATGCTTTAAATGAATCTAAAAAATTCAACACTCTTAACTTTTCACCAAGTAGAGCTTTAAGTTTAAAATTATTTCAGGATGAATTAAAATTAAATCTTGATGGAGAACGCTACCATATGTATGAGTATACTTTTAATCAAATGTTTGGTGCTCAAAGCGAATCTGCTTCATTTCTAATCGGTTTTCATCAAATTGATTCTAAAAAAGATGCAGAAGCCTATATAGAAAGAATAAAAAAAGTACCTGAATTAATGCAACAAAAAATTGCTAAATCTGAAATGGCAAGTGAAGTTGGTTTTAGGTTACCTAAATTTTTATTCCCAAAAGTTTTAGATGATTGTGAGAATTTACTTAAAGGAAGTCCATTAGATAAATCAACAACTCTTCATCCTTTAGTTAGTGATTTCAATAATAAGTTAAGTGCATTAAAATTACCTTCTAACGAAGAAGAACAATTAAAAAAAGATATGCATCATGCTATGGTGTATTACTACGGGCCTACATATAGAAAACTCATTCATTACCTTAAAAAAGAAGAGCAACTTTCTAATAATGATGCAGGTGTATGGCGCTTAAAAGATGGCGATGAATACTATGCTTTTTGCTTAAAGAAAATTACTTCTACCGATCTTACGGCTACACAAATTCATGATTTAGGTTTAAAAGAAGTAGAAAGAATACATAATGAGATGAAAATTATTAAAGAAAAAGTTGGCTTTGAAGGAGACTTACAAGCCTTTTTTCAGTACATGAAATCATCTCCTCAATTCTACTATGCAAATACAACGGAAGGTAAACAAGAATACCTACTTAAAGCAACTTCAGTTATTGATAACATGAAAGGTCGTTTAGACGAACTCTTCATTACTAAACCAAAAGCTGAAATTATTGTAAAAAGAGTAGAAGAATTTAGAGAAGCAACAGCTGGAAAAGCTTTTTATAATAAACCTGCTAAAGATGGGTCAAGACCTGGATATTATTATGCAAACCTTTATGATATGAAAGGGATGCCTAAATATGAAATGGAAGCATTAGCTTATCATGAAGGAATACCGGGACACCACATGCAATTAGCTTTAACACAAGAATTATCAGATCTTCCAGAATTTAGAAAATCTGGTGAATACACTGCTTACATAGAAGGATGGGGTTTATACGCTGAGTTCATTCCTAAAGAATTAGGCTTTTATAATGATCCATATTCTGACTTTGGCCGTTTATCTATGGAGCTCTGGAGGTCGTGTCGTCTTGTAGTAGATACAGGGATTCATGATAGAAAATGGACAAGAGAAGAAGGTATTTCTTATTACACTTCTAATACTCCTGCTGCTTATGGACAATGCGAAAAAATGGTTGACAGACACATTGTAATGCCTGGGCAAGCAACTGCTTATAAAATTGGAATGGATAAAATTTTAGCTCTTAGAGAAAAAGCTAAAGCTACACTCGGTAGTCAATTTGATATTAGACAATTCCATGAGGTAGTATTAAGTAACGGACCAATTCCATTATCAACTTTAGAATATCTTGTTGATAATTATATTCATAAGAATAATCAGATACTATAA